TATATCATTGTCCACTTGTCAAATGGTTCATGAGCAGCCTCCTCTTCCTTTCTTTTGGCCTTCCTCTATCAATTCTTCATCACATCTGCACATGCCTAATACAATTGATTTGTTATTTTGTCCACAACATCAATCAAAAATTTTCTTGTATCATTGCTAATGTTTCATTGTTTGTTTTCTGAACTTAACATTCTCAGTGCTTTTGAAAGCTGCTTTGAAGAGTGACCTTTGTTTCAAAGTCAGACTCTAAACAAAACCCTTTGCTATTCTTTTTTGCAGTTCCCTATTCAAATTGACTCATCGATATTCCCTTCCTTCTgtcaaaatgcattttttttctagAATTTCTAGCCACTTCTTTTTTAGCATATTCTGCTGTTTCAGTTATATTTCCCAGCCATTGTCTGACCTGATACAAATGCTTGTTTATTGGAATGTGAACTGTTGTTTCTAGAATAGAAATACATTCACAGTTCGGGTTTTACCCACATTGATCTCTAataggacggcacggtggctcattggttagcactgctgcctcacagcaccagggtcccgggttcaatttcaaCCTCGGGcgactttgtgtggagtttgcgtggctttcctctgggtgctccggttttctcccaccatcacaaagatgtgcagatcaggtgaattggccaagctaaattgcccatagtgttaggtgcattagtcaaagggaaataggtctgagtgggttattccttggagggacggtgtggacttgttcggccgaagggcctgtttccacactgtctaatctaatctaaaatgtctAATCTATTTCTACATCATGCACGCTAACAGTGTGTTTTTCACTTTAAGGCTTTTGACACTGGACATCCTTAATTAGTTGACCACTTATATTTAGGGAGATAAATACCCAATTGTATTTGATGTTAAAAGGTTGAACGGATGATATGAAGAGAACTTTAAAAAGAACTCCTTTTCCATCTACCCAAGTTATCGACCCAATCTAGGCTATAATTCATATTTTGGTGTAACTCAGATCAACAACCTTCTGGCCTAATGACAATATCGTCAATTTTTAGAAAGGATGGCTGCTTCGGCCTGTTTAGTTCCAATGAACATTTCATTAATTCATTCAACATCTTCAGAAAAGAGATGACTCGTACATTTCAGACTAAACATTTTTTAGTGATGCGACAAGCAAGAGTGCTACTACTAAACTAAGCTCTCATCTTCATCACAGTGGCTTGAGCACATGATGTACACTGATGCTGcaataaaataatgaagaaacaaaacaaagtatAGTAACCAGAGTTGTCATCTACTAGATGAATTTAAAAGTGCATCAGAGTTCAACATCCTAATCAATTTTTATTCAATTAACTTGAAAATAGAGTATCTGTTCTTTTAACATATTTTTCTTTGTAGCACCTTGTTGTATATAAATTGGTGAAAATACTTTATACGTTGTgttagttctggatgtaggtttgctcgctgagctggaaagttcgttttcagacattttgtcaccatactaagtaacatcttcagtgagccatCGAAGGAAGCACTGGTGATGTagccgctttctatttatatgtttgagtttcctagagttggtgatgtcatttcatgcagtgacatcatttcctatggtgatgtaatttcctgttgtttttctcagtgggtggtaatgtcaacactacattggacaaacaagtagaaaactagccaacaggatacatgagcatcaactagccagaaaacgacatgacccactctcactagtatccttacatacagatgaagaggggcaccacttcgactgagacaatGTATCCATCCTATGACAagccagagacatgcacgagaatttctagaagcatggcattccaaccggaactctatcaacaaacacattgacttggatcccatttgccaTCCCCTGaggaaaacaggaaatgacatcaccataggaagtgATGTCACCAcatgaaataacatcaccaaccctaggaaactcaaaacaaaaaaaaaccactacaccaccagtgcttcattcggaggctcactgaagcgTCTGAGCAAAACGTCttaaaacgaaccttccagttcagcgagcaaacatacattcagaacctcaaccggagctacacatcttctcaaaactcgcaaaCATTATATTAGTGATTGACTATACTTCAACAGTATTGGATGTAAAAAGCTTTAGAATGGAGGAAATTGTAAAAGATTCTATATAAATTCAAGTCCTTTGATGTAAATTTTGGACGTCAACAATACTGAACTATAATCACCTGTATAGAATGCATCCAGTAACCAGACGTCCTGTGGGATACTCCAAGGGTTGAAATTGCATGATGTGCGTAAACATTCGCTGATGGTGCTAGCCATGTGTTGATGCAGAATCCATCAgtgcgtgtgggtgtgttggTTTTTACATGAAATGGCAACAAGCTTTGAACAAAAATTCCTTTAGATGCACATTCAAAGTGCAAAGCTCTACTAAAATGATCCAAAtacatctgaaaaaaaaaacaacaaagtaTATATGAAAATGTAGAATTCCTAAGTATAGGGTTTAGGCCAATTCTAAATTAACAAATACATAAAATTTACCATTTTCTTTAAAGGTCAAGACGACAGCCTATAATTAGAAGACACAATGATTTCTAGAAGTTGATAGTTCTAATTTTCCAAATGCAAAACACTGGCAGTGAATCAAGGTAGCTAATACACTTACAAATGCTGTTAACAGGCAAGCCTTCCCCCACCCATCTCAGCTGTAAGGTTGCTTTGATGCTTTGTCATATATTTCCATCAGGTTCCCTGCCTAGACATTAATTAGGATAATCACAAAAGGAACAtttatttcaaaaagaaaagaattgtaaTTTAAATTCTTGCCCATTAAAAATATAAGTTTGAGTGGGTGATGCAAACATAACAACCCAGCTATCTTAGCAATGATTATTTAAAGCACTTGTTATGAAAAAATCACAATATAATTGAACAACTATGACTCATGAGTCAATTAATTTGCATGGAGAGTGCACTTATAATTTTAGATATAACATTCAGATTTAAAACTTCAAAAAGGCTATGAATGTGGTATTGTTAATACAAATTAATTCTGGAGCTTCTAGCAAGTAGTCAGACAGtcttgcagcacagaaacaaatcctttggtccaacctgtccatgctgaccaggtttcctgaagtgaactagccccatttgcctgcttttggctcatatccctctaaacccttcctatttgtttacctgtccaaatgtcttttaaatgttgtaattgtacatgcctccaccagttcctctggcaattcattccacatacacatcatcctctgtgtgaaaaagttgcccttcaggtcccttttaaatctttccactctcaccttaaacccatgccctctagctttggaattccctaccctagggaaaatgTGGGCATACAGTTAAATGGCATACTATATTTGCAGAAGTCATTAGAGATACCTTAGTGCTTGAATACATAGCCATCTGTGGTATGGGCTTACAGCAAGACCCTGATGAAATGTTAACAATAGCTCCTTTTTTTCTCTGTATCATTCCGGGTAACAAAATATGGATCATCATGTTGGTTGCAGCAATATTTACATTTATGAGATCCCAGAGTTTGTCCTCAGATATACTTAAGAAAGATCGTGGATGCTCATAAGGCACATCAACACTATTCACCAGGATGCCTATTTCTTTATCTTTTAGAGCTTCTCGGATTGGCTGGTATATTTCTCGTCCTCTGGTAAAATCAGCTTCTATTACAATGGTTTCAACATTAAACGTGTCTGAAATGGCGGTGGCTGTAGATTCCAGCTTGCTTCGGTTATGGCTAATGAGAATCAAATTAATGCCTTGGCTAGCCAACTCCTCAGCATAAGCCTTGCcaatcccatctgctccacctAAGGAAACAATGGtaaatttcaaaatgaaattatATGTCATTATAATAGAAACTGACAAAGATGTACCTCAGCCCTATCCATTAATCCACAAAtacagtcgtagagtcatagagatgtacagcatggaaacagacccttcggttcaacccgtccatgccgaccagatatcccaactcaatctagtcccacctgccagtacccggcccatatccctccaaacccttcctattcatatacccatccaaatgcctcttaaatgttgtaattgtaccagcgttcACCACATTCtccggtagctcattccatacacgtaccaaccactgcgtgaaaaagttgccccgatgtctcttttatatctttccctccctcaccctaaaccaatgccctctagttctggactccccgacccctggaaaaagaatttgtctatttatcctatccatgcccctcacaattttgtaaacctctatgtggtcacccctcagtctccgacatgccagggaaaacagcctcagcctgttcagcctctccctgtagctcagatcctccaaccctggcaacatccttgcgaatcttttctgaaccctttcaagtttcacaacatctttccaattggaaggagaccagaattgcacacaatatttcaacagtggcctaaccaatgtcctgtacagccgcaacatgacctcccaactcctgtgctaaatactctgaccaataaaggaaagcataccaaacgccttcttcactatcctatctacctgcaactccactttcaaggagctatgaacctgcattccaaggtctctttgctcagcaacatttcctaggaccttaccattaagtgtataagtcctgctaagatttgctttcccaaaatgcagcacctcgcatttatctgaattaaactccatctgccacttctcagcccattggcccatctgaacaagatcttgttgtaatcggaggtaacgctctttgctgtccactacacctccaattttggtgtcatctgcaaacttactaattatacctcttatgctcgcatccaaatcatttatgtagatgacaaaaagtagagggcccagcaccgatccttgtggcactccactggtcacaggcctccagtctgaaaaacatccctctacaaccactctctgtcttctacctttgagccagttctgtatccaaatagaaACATACGAATGCTTCTAAAACCTCTTCAGAAAATGCTGGGTGACTATCCCAGCTAAAGATGGAATTGAGGCTTCGCTTGACTCAAGGAATGTCAGCATTTTTGCTGCACAGTGACTATTATAAAGATTAGCAAAGGTGTTGTGTTTCACAGAAATAAAGTAGAAATTAGAAGATTTGAGAAGTGCGCCTAAAATCCCCTGTTTCTGTGGTAGGCATGTCCAACCGCCACTTCGAAAATGTGAAATTACTCTTGTAGAAGTTTAAATTGTTCAAAACATTGTTGGTATACAATTTGTCCACAATTAAATAAAGCAAACTCAATTTGTAAATTTTGGCAAATATAATTGGACAATATACTCTTAAATCAAGTTAGATATAATTAGATGTTTGCAAGTGGCAAACAAAGCAGCATATACAATGTCAAGAGTAATGTGCAGTGTGACTGTTAATGAAGGATCAAATGATAAACCTCTAAAATCTCGATAGTTTTCTGTATGGTAATAGTTGCCAATATGCCATTCAACTTAAGTTCTTCACTTCCACTACTCAAATGTATGTCTTTTACTCTAGTGCATTTTTTGTGCTGTTGCCTTTAGCAGTTATAGGGAAGAGGAAAACACCATTTCCTATCGTAGCAAATATTCAGGAGAACATAACCAGCATTTAATGGGGTATATGACCAAAAGAAAGCCAATGCTTATCTGGAAGCTAGACCacagcttaaaaaaaaatgtgggaTTGAGCCAGTATTTTCAACAGAGTAAAAAGCAGCAAGGAATAAGATTGGGAAGCAGCACTAAAATAAATGTGGGTGAATGCAACAGTGAATTCACTTAGTTAAGATTATTTTAAATTAAGATTATTTCACCTTCAAAACTATGACTACTTGTTTTAATGATTTCTAAAGTTTAATGTTGCTGAAATACGTAAATTACTTTAGGTGTGAATTTTAATTTGATGTTTGAATAAATCAAATTAGTAAAATCAATTTACAGGCGGATAAATCTTTTCCAAGGTTTGAACTGCCACCTTTAGGGTAACTTATCATTTGGGTATATAATTTCACAGGCTGGAAGCACAGATAGGAATGTTTTCTCTGTCTGCATTAATGATGAAAATTTGCTATTTTCTTTCCCAGTATTATTTcttgtaaaaactgaaagaactgtggatgctgtaaatcagaaacaaaaacagaaattaatgcaaaagttcagcaggtctagctgCATCTGtggggaagggtcacttgacctgaaatgctatctctgatttctcaccagacactgccagatctgctgagcttttctcgcaatttctgtttttgttacttcttGTAATGGAAGTGATAAAAGGAAATGGCATAAGTAGAAAAATACATATAGtggtacagttggttctgctatatcgcatttcttcaacgtgaattggctttaatgcaattgaagaatttagaccaatATTTGTAGAAGGGGAACTTTCCTTACATGTATGAGCTATAATGTGATTCAGAACCCAGTCGTTTAAATGGCGTtgctattgcacaattttctcATAAAGCAAGATCGCATAAAAGCAGAATTACCATGTCATATCAAAACTGATATATGCACCAATACATAAACCAAAATACACATTGGTACAGAGCCATATACTCTGACTTCTGGAATCTGATGCTTAGTGGGTCAGTGTCTTGAAAATGTTGGTGCAGAGTTGAATTTTGAGAGTTACGCATATAGGATTAGAATATTTTGTTTCATCCTAATATCTGGTATCAATGCTACataaatttcatagaatccctacaatgcagatagaggccattcagccaaacgagtctgcactgactctctgaaaagcgtcccacccagacctaccctaaACATGCAACTCTGATTGACTGTGTCTAATCCACCGAGGCTGCATATCCCCAGACACTAcaaacaatttaacatggccaatccacctaacctacatatctttagattgtgggaggaaacctcatCATCTAGCAAACACCAATGCAGATatagagagaacgtgcaaactccagatagTCCATAAGACCAcaaaacataggaacagaaattaggccactcagcaCATCAAATCTTCTGTTTTAGGATAAGTTTTTTGGCCCCATTTTCGCACTTTTTCCCAACAAACTTTGATCCCCCAGCAATGaagaacccatctatctctgttttaaatatattcaatgacccggCTTCCACACCAATCTCAAGCTGaagagtttctcctcatctccattataaaggatcttccctttactctaaggctgtgtcctcggaTCCTCATCTCTCTtatcattggaaatatcttcccaacttccactctgtcctagccactcagtattctgtaagtttcattcAGATCCCTGCTCATCCTTCTAAATAGTCGTCCGagtctggaactgaacccaggtccctggtgctgtgaggcaatagcgCTAACTGCTGCCCAAACAGGGTACTGGAGATCCTGATCAGAGTGCCAAATCAAAATGGGTTACAAGTCTTCAAGCTGGAAAATGCTGACATTATCTGAAAGAGTGTATGGTTAGAATACAACAACACCTTTCTGTTCACTGTTACCTTTCTGTTCACTGTTTCAAAAAAAAGAGGGAAGACTCGCAGATACCATTCTTGATAAATGACACAGGCAAGTAAAGTGATTCGTGCCATTACCCTATATATTCAAATAAacatgccttgtacagttttcaGACAAACACCATTCTAAACTATACAGTAGTGATCTGGAGCCTGAACACATGTCACCAATATAGGGGGAAGGGATAACACTGCATCACAACTTCTCTAAAACACTACCAAACCAAGATGCAACATTCACATGCAACAGCCAAAACACTACCTTTTGTATTAGGCCACACATGCCAGCCAGGTTAGGTTTAATCAAGCTCACAAACATCCAGGAAGGAATGAGATCTTTGTTAATATCAGTGATAAACTCAGACAATCTTAAGGGGATTATTTGGGGAAGTACAACATTGGACTCCTACCAGAGAACActtacagcaggtctggcaaaagCACATAAAGTAAGGCACATACTGCAATTCAGCAGACACAGCAAATTCAAGTATATCAGGGAAAACAAAGTGACTAATCAGTGGGGTGACTTCTGGGACGGAGGCTCAAATGGGCAGATACATCAGTGGGTATGTCTCCAACTGGCTGTGCTGTTCATCCTGTTTACTCCCCCACCAGTTAAATTCATCCTCTCGAAGAAGGAATTCATCTAGAAAATAACTATGGACTCTAAGCTTCTACAGTGGTAGCCAAGAAATTGGTGAACCTGACTGCATCGCGAAAGTCCTATATAAATCGTTACATGGCATGAATTTTACTCTATCTAATTGCCAGAGGGGTTTCAGGGCTGGCCAATGTACGTAAACCATGGCAAATTAAATCGTAAATTGAGAATTAATGTATAATAGGGAACCCAAATACTTAGGAAGTTAGGCTATCTTGTTGAGACTTGTAATGTGCCTTCACAAGAGCATGGTCTGAGCCTGTGATCCCATTTACGCTTCAAGGGATCATTGGAGGCACTGTAGTCAAGTGACAATGGGCCCAAAATTGAACATTCTAAATTAATTATTTCTATTTCAGCAATTAAAAGAGAATAGATGTCATTCAATAGAATAGACTTAATTATATATAGATGACAGGTGCATAATTGTGGGATTTGTCTCACAGTTACCAGGACAGGCTAAAAGTAATTGGGGTAACATTGCTGTCTAAAATGGAAACTGAAATAATTGTGAGGAAATATATTAGCTGAGTGAAGTGGAATCTGTAAAAGGTGGAGTTTAGAAATACCGAGACAGAAAACAATAGTAATAGGGGAAGGTGTTACAAAAGAAAATGCAACTAATAAAGGTACATCTGATAATATGAGCAACCTCAAACTGCATACAGATTGGATATATCAAGTCAGTGCCAATACTATAGAGGAGGAAATCTTGAAGAACATATGGGATAGTTTTACAACTGAACATCTTGAGGAACTAATTAGAGGAAAGGCATCCTTGACTGGGTGTTGATTAAAAAAGGAATAATTGACAATCTAGCTGTGCATGGGTCCTTAGGGAAGAGTGACCACAATAAGATAGAACTCTTCTTTAAATGGAGAGTGAAGTAATTGTTTTTGAGGTCCTGAATTTAAATAATTGAAATTACAAAGATGTGAAGCATATGTTAGCTATACTAAGTTAAGGATCATTATATGAAAGGGATAATGGTGaataggcaatggcaaacatttaaaaaaaagagtgcaTGAAAGCACTGCAAACGTTATTTATTCTAGTCTTGCACAAGGATAAAATGGCAAATATGGTCAGACTATTGCTAACAAGGGAATGCAGGAATAGTATTAAATCCAAGAAAGAGACATAAAAGTTGGCCAATAAAAGCAAACAGACCTAAGGCTTGAGAACAGTTTAGATTCCAGCAAAGGGAGACAACAAGGCTGATTGAAAAGGAGAAAGTAGAGTATAAGAATAAGCCTGCAAGGAATATATAAACAGATAGCAAAAGCTTCAATAAATATGTGAGGAGAAAATGATTAATTAAAACATAGATCACTATTGTCAGAAACA
Above is a genomic segment from Hemiscyllium ocellatum isolate sHemOce1 chromosome 3, sHemOce1.pat.X.cur, whole genome shotgun sequence containing:
- the hsdl1 gene encoding inactive hydroxysteroid dehydrogenase-like protein 1 — encoded protein: MAAVDSFQLLYRQIARTCNTYIEALAFVGAWYVTRKTICLICDFYNIVRLHFIPRLVSRRDLMKHFGKWALVTGGADGIGKAYAEELASQGINLILISHNRSKLESTATAISDTFNVETIVIEADFTRGREIYQPIREALKDKEIGILVNSVDVPYEHPRSFLSISEDKLWDLINVNIAATNMMIHILLPGMIQRKKGAIVNISSGSCCKPIPQMAMYSSTKMYLDHFSRALHFECASKGIFVQSLLPFHVKTNTPTRTDGFCINTWLAPSANVYAHHAISTLGVSHRTSGYWMHSIQFLFAQYMPEWLWVWGVTLMNTSLCRKAAHES